The sequence below is a genomic window from Bacteroidota bacterium.
CGTGGCTAATTATCAATATCTTGCCACAAAGACACCAAGGCACAAAGTTGCACTAAGAAAAAACACATAATATAACAGCCAGATAATAAGTATGTTAGCACACAGAATTATTATGCGAAACTTGAGTAAAATATATTAAAAGGAAAAATATGTAGCAAAAAAAACCTCTGATTTCTCAGAGGTTACTGGTAGTCCGTAGGGGATTTGAACCCCTGTTACCAGGATGAAAACCTGGCGTCCTGACCGGCCTAGACGAACGGACCCTTTTTAAAAAAGAGGTGCAAAGATAATATTCTTTTTTTTAATACAAAGAAAAAGTTAATATTTTTTTAAAATATTTTTTAATAGCTCTATATCAGTAAATTAGTCTATTAGTAACTTTTGTAAATTTATTACAAAACAGTTTCATTTATTTAAAATATTTTATAGATTTGTTGTTTATTCATGTTCACAAAAAAATAAACTATAATGAAAAAAATTAATATTGCAATTAATGGATTTGGGAGAATCGGAAGAAATACATTTAGAGTTCTTTATAATAGAGAAGACATGAATGTTGTCGCTATTAATGATTTAGCAGACATAAAAACCCTTGCCTATTTGTTAGAGTTTGATTCAATTTATCATACTTTGGATGAAAAAGTTGAAATTTCCGGAGATTATCTTTTGGTAGGGAAAAATAAGATAAAAATTCTATCAGAAAAAAATAATGAGGAATTACCTTGGAAAGAACTTAATGTTGATGTAGTTCTTGAATCAACAGGCGTTTTTAGAACAACAGAAAAACTAAAAAAACATTTAAAAGCCGGAGCTAAAAAAGTTATTCTTTCAGCACCTCCAAAAGATAACGAAACCAAAACAATAGTGTTAGGTATTAATGATCATATTTTAACAAAAGATGATTTAATTGTGTCTAATGCCTCATGTACAACAAATTGCCTTACTCCTTTATTAGAAGTAATGGATGAATTAGCAGGCATTGAAAGAGGTATTGCCACAACAATTCATGCCTATA
It includes:
- the gap gene encoding type I glyceraldehyde-3-phosphate dehydrogenase codes for the protein MKKINIAINGFGRIGRNTFRVLYNREDMNVVAINDLADIKTLAYLLEFDSIYHTLDEKVEISGDYLLVGKNKIKILSEKNNEELPWKELNVDVVLESTGVFRTTEKLKKHLKAGAKKVILSAPPKDNETKTIVLGINDHILTKDDLIVSNASCTTNCLTPLLEVMDELAGIERGIATTIHAYTSDQRLIDSPHSDLRRSRAAAVNIIPTSTGAAKAAIEVFPHLKGKLTASAYRVPVNDGSITDLVLDLKKEVSIEEINTAFRKAASTYLKGILSYCEDLIVSNDIIGNPYSSIFDSNLTNVNGKMVRVVAWYDNESGYSHRLVELIAKMGNM